The sequence GACACTATTGAGGTTGAATCTCAACTGTGATAATATTATACCCTCCTCTTGGATCTCCAACATAAACAACACCTGCTGGGTTATTATATGCTCCTTTACCAAATTGCACATCGGTAAGGAAAGTTCCATCACTAGGGCCTACTCTTCTAACAATGTTATTAGAATCGTCGGCACCTGTATCCGGTCCACCTTGTCTTGGGGCCTGATCAGTACCAAATCCAGTAATTTGATCAATTTCAGTTCCAGAGTCGAATAAATAAGACTTCTCACTTGCGCCAAAACCAGAAGCTGGAACACCATTATCATCCCATAATGGGTAACCGGCATTGTTATATGCTATAAACCAATCATTAGTATCAACAAACATCGTTGCAAAACCAAATTTAAAATCTTGACCTTCAGGCACTGTTAAGCTAAAAGTTAAGCTTTCTCCCGGACCTACATTAGAAGTTTGATCACTAGCTGCTACTGGAATTCCAAGATTAGTTAAATACTCGAGAGCTACAGCATTGTTACCATCTTCAGCGATTTCTTCAAGACCGTTTGAAGGATTGTTTACTTCTCCTTGCAATACAAAAGGATCTCTTTCACCATTAAAAGCATATACTACACCTGGAGAGAATACTGTACGAGTCGAAGTTAAACGTAATGGACCACTACTTCCTTCTTCCTTATAAAAACTGTACAATGCTGTTGGATCACCATCTTCGGCAATTCCCTCAAGACCTTCACCTCTATCAACTTCGCCTAAAGCGAACAAAGGAGCATCATTTGCATGTAATGCAACGATACCAGGAGTTACCACAAAATTAGCCGCATTAATTGCTGTAATGGTCAATGTAAATGTACCCGCTGACTGTCCATCACCACTAGCATATGTTAAGTATGCAGTCAAGTAGTCGCTACCTCTCATTCCACCGCGATCAACAAGGCGAATTAAGTTATTAGAATCTGCAGGACCTACATTGGCACCAGCTGGAGGGAAATACGTAGGTTCATTATCAACCTCAGTACCTAAATCATACAGCACTAGTTGATCCGCAATATCCACGCCATTTAGAGCAGTTCCATTTTCCCATAGGTTGATTCCTGCTAAATCCTCCGGAGCCAAAAACCAATCATTACTATTACCCATCATGGTCACTGGGGTAATTTTTGTGCCAGGTACAGCTGGAAATGAAATTTGATAAAAGTCGTTATCTTGAGTCAATGGCACTCCATCAGTAAGTATTCCTCCGCTATTTCTTTCTGTAAAAGTATGTACATTAAATATTTTGGCAGCATTGGTGATCGTTACATTAAATGTAGTTGTTCTAGCAGCCGCATCATTAGATTCACCCAAAGAAGGAATAGTTTCTTCTGTCCAATCTGTAGAAGCATCTCCTTCGCCATCATACTCAATACTAGCAGACTCACCTACGGTAGGCACGAAATCACTAGCCGTCCAAATACCAGCTTCAACAGCTACATTTTCTCTTGGACTACCAGCTTCTCCCCACTGTACGAAATCCACAATAGCATCTGAACTACCAAAACTATCGTTAGAGTATAAACCAAGGCCATCAGCGTCATCCATATCAAATGGTAACACTAAAAATTCACCAGCAGGTAATTCAACTGTACCGCTTACTGGAGTAAGGTTTCCTATTTGTGCATATCTACCAGGACCTAAGCATAACCAATAAGAGCTTAAATCTACGGCTACATTGCCGTTATTGTACACCTCTACTTGATCAAGGTTACCATACTGCACCTCATTAAGCACAATAGATCTTTTCATTGCATCTGGCATGCTCAAAACATTCTCAGCTCCAATAGTCACTGTAGTAGTTTCTGCCCAGTTGGCAACACCATTACCAGTACCATCATAAATAATGCTGTAGTTTTCATTGCCCATTACTGGCACAAAGTCACCTGCAGTCCATAGATTGGCTTCAACTGCTACATTCTCGCGGGCATTGCCTCCAGCACCCCATTGAACAAAATCAACAATTGCGCTTGCGCTACCAAATTCATTT is a genomic window of Flagellimonas sp. CMM7 containing:
- a CDS encoding spondin domain-containing protein is translated as MKKNFFKIIALSLLIAACSEDDTIVSVPDTPDVPDGGGNNVEGTVVLNEVEYLGDRVEIFNNSNAAVDLGSYWLCLGPGQYAQISDLVTVGNVNLDAGEYLSVSYEMPQGTGGLGLYSTNEFGSASAIVDFVQWGAGGNARENVAVEANLWTAGDFVPVMGNENYSIIYDGTGNGVANWAETTTVTIGAENVLSMPDAMKRSIVLNEVQYGNLDQVEVYNNGNVAVDLSSYWLCLGPGRYAQIGNLTPVSGTVELPAGEFLVLPFDMDDADGLGLYSNDSFGSSDAIVDFVQWGEAGSPRENVAVEAGIWTASDFVPTVGESASIEYDGEGDASTDWTEETIPSLGESNDAAARTTTFNVTITNAAKIFNVHTFTERNSGGILTDGVPLTQDNDFYQISFPAVPGTKITPVTMMGNSNDWFLAPEDLAGINLWENGTALNGVDIADQLVLYDLGTEVDNEPTYFPPAGANVGPADSNNLIRLVDRGGMRGSDYLTAYLTYASGDGQSAGTFTLTITAINAANFVVTPGIVALHANDAPLFALGEVDRGEGLEGIAEDGDPTALYSFYKEEGSSGPLRLTSTRTVFSPGVVYAFNGERDPFVLQGEVNNPSNGLEEIAEDGNNAVALEYLTNLGIPVAASDQTSNVGPGESLTFSLTVPEGQDFKFGFATMFVDTNDWFIAYNNAGYPLWDDNGVPASGFGASEKSYLFDSGTEIDQITGFGTDQAPRQGGPDTGADDSNNIVRRVGPSDGTFLTDVQFGKGAYNNPAGVVYVGDPRGGYNIITVEIQPQ